The proteins below are encoded in one region of Casimicrobium huifangae:
- a CDS encoding alpha/beta hydrolase produces MLDCITLEPDSPATACVIWMHGLGADGNDFVPIVPELNLPTGHGVRFVFPNAPTMPVTINGGYVMRAWYDIISAELDKRADEGGVRRSQALIEELIADQRSKGIAADRILLAGFSQGGVIALQTGLRHPDKLAGIMALSTYLACADSLGVEASAANRQIPLFMVHGSMDPVIPVALAKLSKARLETHGYKVEWHEYGMPHSVCAEEIDDIAAFLKRVLAL; encoded by the coding sequence ATGCTCGACTGCATCACCCTCGAACCCGACTCACCCGCCACCGCCTGTGTCATCTGGATGCATGGCCTTGGCGCTGACGGCAACGATTTCGTCCCCATCGTCCCTGAGCTGAATCTGCCCACCGGGCACGGCGTGCGCTTTGTATTCCCCAACGCACCAACGATGCCAGTCACCATCAACGGCGGCTATGTCATGCGCGCCTGGTACGACATCATCTCTGCCGAGCTGGACAAACGCGCCGACGAGGGCGGCGTGCGCCGCAGTCAGGCGCTGATCGAGGAACTGATCGCCGACCAGCGCAGCAAGGGCATTGCCGCTGATCGCATCCTGCTCGCGGGTTTCTCACAGGGTGGCGTGATCGCCTTGCAGACGGGTTTGCGACACCCGGACAAGCTCGCCGGCATCATGGCGCTCTCCACCTATCTGGCCTGCGCTGACTCGCTCGGGGTTGAGGCTTCGGCCGCCAACCGGCAGATTCCGCTGTTCATGGTGCATGGTTCGATGGACCCGGTGATTCCGGTCGCGCTCGCCAAGCTGTCGAAGGCACGACTGGAGACCCACGGCTACAAAGTCGAATGGCATGAATACGGCATGCCGCACTCAGTGTGCGCCGAGGAAATTGACGACATCGCGGCGTTCCTGAAGCG